A single Pseudomonas putida DNA region contains:
- a CDS encoding ABC transporter ATP-binding protein, translated as MIEFHNITVFQQQTPVLEEFSLRIAEGEKVAILGPNGAGKSILLKLISRELYPVDRAGSHLKLFGDETVNLWALRSRIGFISQDLQEDYTPFTQALDVVVSGFFGAIGCHDHLQPSEKQLEQARRLLAVVEMADHERTMFQRLSTGQKRRLLLARALVHQPGALILDEPANGLDMGASLGMLDLLRTFCGRDRAMIITTHHIDEIIPEIERVILLDRGRIVADGPKREVLDSALLSALYQRELRISEQGGWYRCWHA; from the coding sequence ATGATCGAATTTCACAACATTACTGTCTTTCAGCAGCAGACACCTGTATTGGAAGAGTTCTCCCTGCGTATCGCCGAGGGTGAAAAGGTGGCGATCCTCGGCCCCAACGGTGCCGGCAAGAGTATCTTGCTCAAACTGATCAGCCGTGAGCTCTACCCCGTCGATCGTGCTGGCAGCCATCTGAAGCTGTTTGGCGACGAGACCGTCAACCTATGGGCGCTGCGCAGCCGCATCGGGTTCATTTCGCAGGACTTGCAAGAAGACTACACCCCATTCACTCAGGCGCTGGACGTGGTGGTATCCGGGTTTTTTGGCGCCATCGGCTGCCATGACCACTTGCAGCCAAGCGAAAAGCAGTTGGAACAGGCACGCAGGCTGCTCGCCGTGGTGGAAATGGCCGACCACGAGCGCACGATGTTCCAACGTCTCTCCACCGGCCAGAAGCGCCGCCTGCTGCTGGCCCGCGCGCTGGTCCACCAGCCTGGCGCACTGATCCTCGACGAGCCGGCCAACGGGTTGGACATGGGTGCGAGCCTGGGGATGCTGGACCTGCTGCGCACTTTCTGTGGCAGAGACCGGGCGATGATCATCACCACCCATCATATCGACGAGATCATCCCGGAGATCGAGCGGGTGATTCTGTTGGACCGAGGCCGTATCGTCGCCGATGGCCCCAAACGCGAAGTGCTCGACAGTGCTTTGCTTTCCGCTCTATACCAGCGTGAATTG
- a CDS encoding MFS transporter, translated as MHDNDKKWNARYEYAAVAMLALGFGLVGLDRFIILPLFPVMMADLKLDYQDLGNISAVLAIAWGISSIYMGRLSDRIGRRKVLIPAVLLFSLLAGLSGLANGIAALLLIRAVMGVSEGAFTPTAIATTAESSHPARRGLNIGIQQAFFPILGLGLAPILATQLLLILPSWRWVFVVVSLPGFLLAWLMFRHLRETRPVAATAQLQDQAQGRWLDALRYRNVPLNILGMFCMLTSLFVLSVMMPNYLTDYLHLSLQQMGFVMSAIGLGGFIGQLLLPGLSDRVGRKPVVLGSFIATGLCIALLVRTGAEPLTLFVLLFLTTFFNFSMICMTVGPITSESVPLPLVSTATGLVVGIGEVFGGGVAPALAGFIAQHHGIQYTLYLALGGAILGLLVASALGETAPVRRAAADSQTGDAA; from the coding sequence ATGCACGACAATGACAAGAAATGGAATGCGCGTTACGAGTACGCCGCCGTCGCCATGCTCGCCCTGGGCTTCGGCCTGGTGGGCCTGGATCGCTTCATCATCTTGCCGCTCTTCCCGGTGATGATGGCCGACTTGAAGCTGGATTATCAGGACCTGGGCAATATCTCGGCAGTGTTGGCCATCGCCTGGGGCATTTCATCGATCTACATGGGGCGGCTGTCCGACCGCATTGGCCGGCGCAAGGTGCTGATCCCCGCAGTGCTGCTGTTTTCCCTGCTGGCCGGCCTTTCCGGGCTGGCCAATGGCATCGCCGCGCTGCTGCTGATCCGCGCGGTGATGGGGGTTAGCGAAGGGGCGTTCACCCCGACCGCCATCGCCACCACCGCAGAATCATCGCACCCGGCCCGGCGCGGGTTGAACATCGGTATCCAGCAGGCGTTCTTCCCGATACTCGGGCTCGGGCTGGCGCCGATCCTCGCGACCCAGCTGCTGTTGATTCTGCCTTCCTGGCGCTGGGTATTCGTGGTGGTTTCGCTACCGGGCTTCCTTCTGGCCTGGTTGATGTTCCGCCACTTGCGGGAAACCCGTCCAGTGGCCGCGACTGCCCAGCTGCAAGACCAGGCTCAGGGCCGCTGGCTGGATGCGCTGCGCTACCGCAACGTGCCTCTGAACATCCTGGGCATGTTCTGCATGCTCACCAGCCTGTTCGTGCTCAGTGTGATGATGCCCAACTACCTGACCGACTACCTGCACCTGTCCTTGCAGCAGATGGGCTTCGTCATGTCCGCCATCGGCCTGGGCGGGTTCATTGGCCAGTTGCTGCTGCCTGGCCTGTCCGACAGGGTTGGGCGCAAGCCCGTGGTGTTGGGCAGTTTCATCGCCACCGGCCTGTGTATCGCCTTGCTGGTGCGCACTGGCGCAGAACCGTTGACCCTTTTCGTGCTGCTGTTCCTGACCACCTTTTTCAACTTCAGCATGATCTGCATGACCGTCGGGCCGATCACCAGCGAGTCGGTACCATTGCCACTGGTGTCTACCGCCACCGGCCTGGTCGTAGGAATAGGTGAGGTGTTCGGCGGCGGCGTGGCACCGGCCCTGGCCGGATTCATCGCCCAGCACCATGGCATCCAGTACACCCTTTATCTGGCGCTGGGCGGGGCGATACTCGGCCTGCTGGTCGCCAGTGCGCTGGGTGAAACCGCCCCGGTACGTCGCGCTGCGGCTGACAGCCAGACGGGTGATGCCGCCTGA